Part of the candidate division KSB1 bacterium genome, ATTCATCACCGGTATTTATGAATCTCCTCGATGGGATAAAATGTGCCTCGCCAGGAGATACCCCCTTGTGAAATAGTCATAACCGTCGAGCGTAAGAGAATATAAATGTGTAGAATAACCGCCAGCGGAGAAGCCAGAGCTGAACGCAGCGGCAGTTGCATATATCTGGCGGCGGCTATTTGCAGCAAGGTGTTGAGAACGACAATGAAGCCATTTAGAAACAGCAGGCTGCCACTGGTCAAAAACAAGGCCAGGAGCGGCCAGAGATTAAGCATCAGATAGTACATGATAGCACCGCTGATTTTGATGACGCTGAAATCCAAAACTGCGAAAGAGTTCTTGGTTAAGCCATCGATCATTTCACGGGCCCCTGAATACCATTCGAGAAAAATCATGTCCGCGCCACCAAGGAAGTCCTGGCGAAATCCATGCTTTTTTATTAATTGGCCCAGCTTCAAGTCATCAGCCACGCACATCGGGATCGCTTGCATTGAACCAATCTGCTGATAAACCTGCCGCCTCATCAGGCTAAAAGCGCCGCCGCCCACAAACCGTTTGCTGCCGGGATTTTTTGCTTTCCACGGTTTGAAAAAAAGCATAAAGTTGATTACAAAAATGACCAGCATGGCATTTGTTATGGCATTGGTTTTAGCGATTTGGGGACCGACGACAAGGTGATCAAAATTCTGATTTTGTAAATAAAATACGGCCCTTTTTAAAGCTGTTTTATTCATGACGATATCTGCATCAGAAAAAAGTAAAAATTCGCCGGTGGCTTGCTCAGCGCCAAAAAACAGGGCGTAATTTTTTCCCAGCCAACCGGATGGAAGTTGGGACAAATGAAAGACCCGCAAATTCGGGTAGGTTTTTGCCAACTTATCTAAGATTTCGCCAGTGGCATCGGTCGAGCGGTCATTGACGGCAATGACCTCGAGATTTCGATACTCCTGATTCAAAACCGAAGTCAGGGCAATTTTGAGCTTTTGCTCTTCATTGCGGGCCGGGATTACCACCGAGAGCGTGGGCTCGACGAATTCCCCGCCTGGTAAGATATTTTTTAAAGGAAAAATTTTTCTTTTACCTATCGCCAACTCAACGACTCCGAAAATCAAAATGCCCAGGGTTAAAAAGGCCAGGAAATGCAGCGCGCTCATAAAATCACCCAATCTCTGATGGATTTATTACGGTCGGTCTGCTTTGCGCAGGAGATTGATCTTTATTCAAAGAATCCAGAACGATCGATCCTGCATGTAATTTGACGATTCGTTTTGCCTTGCGGGCCAGTTCGCTATTATGTGTCACCATGACCAGCGTGGTGCCGGCTGCTCGATTTAGCTCAAACAGGAGCTCGATCACCCGTTCGCTGGTTTCGGCATCCAGGTTGCCGGTCGGTTCATCAGCAAACAAAACCTTTGGACGGTTGATGAATGCCCGCGCCAATGCCACCCGC contains:
- a CDS encoding glycosyltransferase, whose protein sequence is MSALHFLAFLTLGILIFGVVELAIGKRKIFPLKNILPGGEFVEPTLSVVIPARNEEQKLKIALTSVLNQEYRNLEVIAVNDRSTDATGEILDKLAKTYPNLRVFHLSQLPSGWLGKNYALFFGAEQATGEFLLFSDADIVMNKTALKRAVFYLQNQNFDHLVVGPQIAKTNAITNAMLVIFVINFMLFFKPWKAKNPGSKRFVGGGAFSLMRRQVYQQIGSMQAIPMCVADDLKLGQLIKKHGFRQDFLGGADMIFLEWYSGAREMIDGLTKNSFAVLDFSVIKISGAIMYYLMLNLWPLLALFLTSGSLLFLNGFIVVLNTLLQIAAARYMQLPLRSALASPLAVILHIYILLRSTVMTISQGGISWRGTFYPIEEIHKYR